Proteins encoded together in one Neobacillus sp. FSL H8-0543 window:
- the pyc gene encoding pyruvate carboxylase codes for MTRQINKVLVANRGEIAIRVFRACTELNIRTVAIYSKEDTGAYHRYKADEAYLVGEGKKPIDAYLDIDGIIDIAKTSGVNAIHPGYGFLSENIHFAKRCEEEGIIFIGPTSQHLDMFGDKVKARKQAELAGIPVIPGSDGPVANLGEVQDFIERYGFPIIIKATLGGGGRGMRIVQKQEEVSEAFARAKSEAKAAFGDDEVYLEKLIEKPKHIEVQIIGDSYGGIVHLFDRDCSVQRRHQKVVEVAPSVSISEELRKKICSAAVKLMKKVEYLNAGTVEFLVAGQEFYFIEVNPRIQVEHTVTEMITGIDIVHTQILVAEGLDLHGSIIGIPAQEDIRINGFAIQSRVTTEDPLNNFMPDTGKIMAYRSGGGFGVRLDAGNGFQGAVITPYYDSLLVKLSTHALTFEQAASKMVRNLKEFRIRGIKTNIPFLENVIRHENFRNGEYDTSFIDSTPELFIFPVSKDRGTKMLTYIGDVTVNGFPGIEKKKRPVFLTPRAPKLKYDFPYENGTKQILEGQGPDGLVRWIKDQKQVLLTDTTFRDAHQSLLATRVRTTDMLHIAEPTAKLLPNLFSFEMWGGATFDVAYRFLKEDPWERLTTLRDKIPNVLFQMLIRGSNAVGYKNYPDNLIREFVEKSASNGIDVFRIFDSLNWIKGMEVTIDAVRQTGKIAEASICYTGDILDPTRTKYDINYYKSLAKELEMQGAHILGLKDMAGLLKPEAAYRLISELKETITIPIHLHTHDTSGNGIFTYARAIAGGVDIVDVALSTMAGLTSQPSANSLYYALEGTSSRPNINIEALEQLSHYWEDVRKYYNDFESGMMSPHSEVYQHEMPGGQYSNLQQQAKGVGLGEHWDEVKQMYATVNQMFGDIVKVTPSSKVVGDMALFMVQNNLTEADVLNKGESLDFPDSVVELFQGYIGQPHQGFPEKLQRIILKGSKALESRPGELLEEVDFEALKTELEKEIGRKVTDLDVISYALYPKVYKDYINAVDSYGNLSFLDTPTFLYGLRLGEEIEVEIETGKTLIVKLVSIGEPQIDGTRIVYFELNGQPREVNIKDESIKSMVTARLKADPKNESHISATMQGTVIKVLVEKGERVERGDHLSITEAMKMETTVQAPYSGVVKDIYVKSGDAIQTGDLLLELDRI; via the coding sequence TTGACAAGACAAATCAATAAGGTACTCGTAGCAAACAGGGGAGAAATAGCTATTCGTGTTTTTCGGGCATGTACCGAATTGAATATTCGTACCGTTGCTATTTATTCAAAGGAAGATACGGGAGCCTATCATCGCTATAAAGCAGATGAAGCCTATTTAGTTGGGGAAGGTAAGAAACCAATCGATGCTTATTTAGATATTGATGGAATAATTGATATTGCCAAAACAAGCGGGGTAAATGCAATTCATCCGGGGTATGGGTTTTTATCCGAAAACATTCATTTCGCTAAACGATGTGAAGAGGAAGGAATTATCTTTATTGGACCAACTTCACAGCACCTGGATATGTTTGGTGATAAGGTCAAGGCGAGAAAACAAGCCGAACTAGCAGGTATTCCTGTTATTCCAGGGAGTGATGGACCTGTTGCTAATTTAGGGGAAGTTCAAGATTTCATCGAACGGTATGGTTTCCCGATTATTATTAAGGCTACACTCGGCGGCGGTGGCCGCGGAATGAGGATTGTTCAAAAACAAGAAGAAGTATCAGAGGCATTTGCAAGAGCGAAATCAGAGGCAAAAGCGGCTTTTGGAGATGATGAGGTATACCTTGAAAAATTAATTGAAAAACCTAAACATATTGAAGTCCAAATTATAGGAGATAGCTATGGGGGAATAGTCCATTTATTTGATCGTGATTGCTCCGTTCAACGGAGACATCAAAAGGTGGTTGAGGTAGCTCCTAGTGTGTCCATTAGCGAGGAACTGCGTAAAAAAATATGTTCTGCAGCTGTTAAATTAATGAAAAAAGTCGAGTACTTAAATGCAGGAACGGTAGAGTTTCTCGTAGCAGGCCAAGAGTTTTATTTTATTGAAGTAAATCCAAGGATACAGGTGGAACATACCGTTACAGAGATGATAACTGGAATAGATATTGTACATACCCAGATACTAGTTGCAGAAGGTCTGGATTTACATGGTTCGATTATCGGAATTCCTGCACAGGAAGATATACGTATTAATGGATTTGCGATTCAGTCAAGGGTAACAACAGAAGACCCGTTAAATAACTTCATGCCTGATACAGGAAAGATTATGGCTTATCGCTCTGGTGGCGGTTTTGGGGTTCGGCTTGATGCAGGCAACGGTTTTCAGGGCGCCGTAATTACACCATACTATGACTCTTTACTTGTGAAGCTTTCTACACATGCATTGACGTTTGAACAAGCTGCATCAAAAATGGTCAGAAATTTGAAGGAATTCCGAATACGCGGGATTAAAACCAATATACCGTTCCTTGAGAACGTCATAAGGCACGAAAATTTTAGAAATGGTGAATATGATACATCATTTATTGATTCCACGCCGGAGCTATTCATTTTTCCTGTAAGCAAAGACCGTGGTACAAAGATGCTTACCTATATTGGAGATGTAACGGTAAATGGATTTCCAGGAATAGAAAAAAAGAAGCGACCAGTTTTTCTGACGCCAAGAGCGCCGAAATTAAAATATGATTTTCCTTATGAAAATGGAACGAAGCAAATTTTGGAGGGTCAAGGCCCAGATGGTCTGGTCCGCTGGATTAAAGACCAAAAGCAAGTATTATTAACGGATACCACCTTTAGGGATGCCCACCAGTCATTGCTGGCAACAAGGGTAAGAACGACTGATATGCTGCATATTGCCGAGCCGACAGCTAAGCTGCTTCCAAATTTATTTTCTTTCGAAATGTGGGGAGGGGCTACATTTGATGTTGCATACAGATTTTTAAAAGAAGACCCTTGGGAACGCTTAACAACGCTTAGAGATAAGATTCCGAATGTCTTATTTCAAATGTTAATTAGAGGTTCCAATGCGGTTGGTTATAAAAATTATCCAGATAATCTGATTCGTGAATTTGTTGAAAAATCCGCCTCCAATGGAATTGATGTTTTCCGAATTTTTGACAGTTTAAATTGGATAAAGGGGATGGAAGTCACCATTGATGCAGTCCGCCAGACGGGAAAAATTGCAGAAGCATCTATCTGTTATACTGGTGATATCTTAGATCCAACTAGAACAAAATATGATATAAACTATTATAAATCCTTAGCTAAAGAGCTTGAAATGCAGGGTGCTCATATTTTGGGGCTAAAAGATATGGCTGGTTTATTAAAGCCAGAAGCGGCATACCGACTAATTTCTGAATTGAAAGAAACAATTACTATTCCTATCCATCTTCATACACATGATACAAGCGGGAATGGGATTTTTACCTATGCACGTGCCATTGCTGGCGGTGTTGATATAGTTGATGTCGCATTGAGCACGATGGCAGGGTTAACTTCACAGCCAAGTGCAAACTCACTATACTATGCGCTTGAAGGGACAAGCTCAAGACCAAATATCAATATTGAGGCTCTCGAGCAACTCTCGCACTATTGGGAGGATGTTCGGAAATACTATAACGATTTTGAAAGCGGAATGATGTCTCCTCATTCCGAAGTGTATCAGCATGAGATGCCAGGCGGTCAATATAGTAATCTTCAGCAACAAGCAAAGGGAGTAGGACTTGGGGAGCATTGGGATGAAGTAAAACAAATGTATGCAACTGTAAACCAAATGTTTGGTGATATCGTAAAGGTTACGCCTTCATCAAAGGTTGTTGGTGATATGGCACTCTTCATGGTCCAAAATAATTTAACAGAAGCTGATGTGTTGAATAAAGGCGAGTCTTTGGATTTTCCAGACTCCGTAGTAGAGTTGTTCCAAGGATACATTGGTCAACCGCACCAAGGCTTCCCGGAAAAGCTGCAAAGGATAATTTTAAAAGGAAGTAAAGCGTTGGAATCCCGCCCTGGTGAGTTACTTGAAGAGGTGGATTTTGAAGCATTAAAGACTGAACTTGAAAAGGAAATAGGCAGGAAGGTAACAGATCTTGATGTTATTTCGTACGCACTCTACCCGAAAGTGTATAAAGATTATATTAATGCTGTAGACAGCTACGGTAATCTTTCGTTCCTCGATACGCCGACATTCCTGTATGGCTTGCGTTTGGGTGAAGAAATTGAGGTAGAAATCGAAACAGGTAAAACATTAATTGTTAAACTTGTTTCAATTGGCGAGCCACAGATAGATGGAACTAGAATTGTCTATTTTGAGTTAAATGGACAACCGCGTGAAGTAAATATTAAGGATGAAAGTATTAAATCAATGGTAACAGCCAGATTGAAAGCAGACCCTAAAAATGAAAGCCATATTTCCGCAACGATGCAAGGGACTGTCATAAAGGTCTTAGTAGAAAAAGGAGAAAGAGTTGAACGTGGGGATCACCTTTCCATTACGGAGGCAATGAAAATGGAAACCACCGTTCAAGCCCCATACTCAGGGGTCGTTAAGGATATTTATGTGAAAAGCGGGGATGCCATTCAAACGGGTGATCTGTTGCTTGAATTAGACAGGATATAA
- a CDS encoding heme A synthase, giving the protein MQRSLKWLAIATTIGMILVLLGGALVTKTESGMGCGRSWPLCNGQFMPTEITPELIIELAHRLVSGGVGIMVLILSIWTWKVIGHIRETKFLSFLSVFFIVLQGLIGAAAVKWGQSDFVLALHFGISLISFSAVLLLTLLIFEVDKRFDADKLIIDKRMGFHIISVSIYSYLVIYTGALVRHTESSLVCRDWPLCINDAPALPGNLYEWVQMGHRAAAGLIFIWIAYIAFLAFKHYRHQKVIYWGWITAFLLVSMQVLSGALVVLTRLNLMVALLHALIITCLFGVLSYFLLLLSRSRKINR; this is encoded by the coding sequence TTGCAGCGTTCTTTAAAGTGGCTGGCAATTGCCACTACAATTGGAATGATTCTAGTATTATTAGGCGGGGCACTTGTAACAAAAACAGAATCAGGAATGGGCTGCGGCAGATCCTGGCCTCTATGTAACGGACAGTTCATGCCGACAGAAATTACTCCCGAATTGATTATCGAACTTGCCCACAGACTTGTTTCTGGTGGAGTCGGCATCATGGTGCTTATTTTATCTATTTGGACATGGAAAGTCATTGGACATATTAGAGAGACGAAATTTCTTTCCTTTCTCTCCGTTTTCTTTATCGTTCTTCAGGGATTAATTGGGGCTGCGGCTGTTAAATGGGGGCAATCTGATTTTGTACTCGCCCTCCACTTCGGAATTTCCCTTATTTCCTTTTCAGCGGTGTTATTACTTACATTATTAATCTTTGAAGTTGATAAAAGGTTCGATGCGGATAAACTTATTATTGATAAAAGAATGGGTTTCCATATTATATCTGTTTCAATCTATAGTTACCTTGTTATTTATACTGGCGCATTAGTACGACATACAGAATCAAGCTTGGTTTGCCGTGATTGGCCGTTATGTATTAATGATGCGCCTGCACTCCCAGGGAATCTTTATGAGTGGGTGCAAATGGGGCATCGGGCTGCTGCAGGATTAATATTTATTTGGATCGCGTATATTGCCTTTTTAGCGTTCAAGCATTATCGGCACCAAAAAGTTATTTATTGGGGTTGGATAACAGCCTTTCTGTTAGTTTCGATGCAAGTACTTTCTGGAGCTCTTGTGGTTCTCACACGACTAAATCTAATGGTTGCCTTATTACACGCACTTATTATAACCTGTTTATTTGGAGTCTTGAGCTACTTTCTCTTACTATTATCCAGATCGAGAAAAATCAATCGATGA